The Cohnella abietis genome has a segment encoding these proteins:
- a CDS encoding CxxH/CxxC protein produces the protein MYCVCREHVELAIDKFVDEHEDAPDLVSLETTTFSAWTAPEHCEWCGNKAEILVV, from the coding sequence ATGTATTGTGTATGCCGTGAGCATGTTGAGCTTGCGATTGATAAATTCGTAGATGAGCACGAGGATGCACCGGATCTGGTAAGTCTTGAAACAACGACCTTCTCGGCCTGGACGGCTCCAGAGCATTGCGAATGGTGTGGGAATAAGGCTGAAATTTTAGTTGTATAA
- a CDS encoding ABC transporter ATP-binding protein has translation MVSNSKRLLQYAMNYKKPIILALVLLLLAVGVELVGPFIAKRMIDTNIMGIEKPWYETKQNEKYAVAYKDGWYKREDHWSAGEEKGREVRVLQSGKSYYFVDAPGIPNRGKRTFDNGQFSVEREDGSKQLFPAAKLTKGDTYEFYKPEFRSILMLAISYIGLLLIGAVLAYWQKLLLQVSANRIVRKMRNDVFRHIQRLPVQYFDNLPAGKVVARVTNDTEAIRELYVSVLANFFSGIVYITAIIGALFLLDTKLALIALPFVPILYAWIVIYRKFAAKYNHVIRTRLSDINGMINESIQGMPIIQAFRKEKETMVEFHEMNDEYFKYQTKLLTLNSVTSHNLVNVLRSALFVAVIWLFAGDMLGTAVTVGVLYAFIDYMNRMMSPIVGIVNQLSNLEVARVSAERVFSLLNEPGVEVSDNRMTRYKGNVSFEDVSFAYKPGEDVLKNITFHAKQGETVALVGHTGSGKSSILNLLFRFYDIERGAISIDGLNISDIPKQQLRQHMGIVLQDPFLFTGTIATNVSLDDPSISRGKVEQALRDVGAYDMFMQLPGGLDEPVIEKGSTLSAGQRQLISFARALAFDPAILILDEATASIDTETEAIIQGALDVLKRGRTTFVIAHRLSTIRAADQILVLDRGQITERGNHDELMEQGGKYFAMYQLQLGVAESVA, from the coding sequence ATGGTGAGTAACAGCAAACGGTTATTACAGTACGCAATGAATTACAAAAAACCAATTATACTTGCGCTTGTACTGCTCTTGCTTGCAGTAGGTGTTGAGCTAGTGGGTCCTTTCATAGCCAAGCGGATGATAGATACTAACATTATGGGCATTGAGAAGCCATGGTATGAGACGAAGCAGAATGAGAAGTATGCCGTCGCTTATAAGGACGGATGGTACAAGAGAGAGGACCACTGGTCGGCTGGAGAGGAAAAGGGACGCGAGGTTCGTGTTCTGCAATCAGGCAAATCGTATTATTTCGTCGATGCGCCCGGTATTCCGAATAGAGGGAAGCGAACATTCGACAATGGTCAATTTTCGGTAGAGAGGGAAGATGGGAGCAAGCAGCTATTTCCCGCGGCTAAGCTGACGAAGGGCGATACTTATGAATTTTATAAGCCTGAATTTCGTAGTATCCTTATGCTGGCGATAAGCTATATCGGCTTGCTGTTGATTGGAGCTGTTCTTGCATACTGGCAGAAGCTGCTGCTGCAGGTGTCGGCGAACCGAATCGTTCGCAAAATGCGTAATGACGTCTTTCGGCACATTCAACGCTTACCTGTCCAGTATTTCGATAACTTACCTGCAGGTAAAGTTGTAGCCCGGGTAACGAATGACACGGAAGCTATTCGAGAGCTGTACGTTTCCGTTCTAGCTAATTTTTTCTCAGGGATTGTTTATATTACCGCCATTATTGGTGCCTTGTTCTTACTGGATACGAAGCTTGCGTTGATCGCATTGCCGTTCGTTCCTATTCTTTACGCATGGATTGTCATTTACCGGAAGTTCGCGGCCAAGTACAACCATGTCATTCGAACACGTCTTAGTGACATTAACGGGATGATCAACGAATCCATCCAAGGAATGCCGATCATCCAAGCGTTCCGCAAAGAGAAGGAAACGATGGTTGAGTTCCATGAGATGAACGACGAGTACTTTAAGTATCAGACTAAGCTGCTTACTTTGAATTCTGTTACCTCGCATAATCTAGTTAATGTGCTGAGGAGCGCACTGTTCGTCGCAGTTATCTGGTTGTTCGCGGGAGATATGCTAGGGACGGCGGTTACCGTCGGGGTTCTGTATGCATTCATCGACTATATGAACAGGATGATGAGTCCTATTGTCGGGATAGTGAATCAGCTGTCCAACCTGGAGGTAGCTAGAGTGTCGGCGGAGCGGGTGTTCTCATTGCTCAACGAGCCGGGAGTCGAGGTTTCTGACAATCGGATGACGCGTTACAAGGGTAATGTAAGTTTTGAGGATGTTTCGTTCGCTTATAAGCCGGGCGAGGATGTGCTTAAGAACATTACTTTCCATGCGAAGCAAGGCGAGACCGTTGCTCTAGTTGGGCATACCGGTTCGGGTAAAAGCTCAATCCTGAACCTATTGTTCCGGTTTTATGATATTGAGAGAGGAGCCATTTCCATTGATGGCCTCAATATAAGTGATATACCGAAGCAGCAGCTGCGCCAGCATATGGGTATCGTGCTTCAGGACCCGTTCCTGTTTACGGGAACGATAGCTACGAACGTTAGCTTGGACGATCCATCTATTTCCCGGGGAAAGGTGGAGCAGGCACTGCGCGACGTTGGAGCTTACGATATGTTCATGCAGCTTCCGGGTGGCTTGGATGAGCCAGTTATTGAGAAGGGGAGCACGCTGTCGGCAGGGCAGCGCCAGCTGATCTCGTTCGCGCGTGCGCTCGCGTTCGATCCGGCGATTCTGATCCTAGATGAAGCGACAGCTAGCATTGATACAGAGACAGAAGCGATTATCCAAGGCGCGCTCGATGTACTTAAGCGGGGGCGCACAACGTTCGTTATCGCCCACAGGCTGTCGACGATACGTGCGGCGGATCAGATTCTGGTGCTCGACCGTGGTCAAATCACCGAGCGTGGCAACCACGATGAGCTAATGGAGCAAGGCGGCAAGTACTTTGCCATGTACCAGCTTCAGCTGGGCGTCGCGGAGAGTGTAGCTTAA
- a CDS encoding gluconokinase, translating into MGTSRGIIGIDIGTTSTKSVIFSMEGISLGSSSVEYPLLQEQPGWAEQEPDSIVQAVVQSVKGALVQSGLNSGDIAGVGISSAMHSLIAVDAGGRPLTRSITWADSRSELEARRIREQLEGMAIYRRTGTPIHPMSPLPKLIWLRENRPDVWEKADKFVSVKEYVLYQLFGEWVVDHSVASATGLLALDKLDWDEQALAIAGIGKTKLSTLQAGTYRLQGIATHYAEQMGLETSTPFFLGASDGALANLGVGAVGAGEIAVTIGTSAAVRMMANKPLTDEQQRTFCYHVADSSYIIGGATNNGGLVLQWLREYLFAGQKSVEELLEAAAKVAPGAGGLLFLPFLTGERAPIYNAEARGTYFGVNLRHKQEHFVRSGLEGVMLAILSVAEVLVDLAGPAREIRASGGFAKSPLWLQMLADILGQEVLVPRVTEASALGAAVLAMQGLGEVNDWSHIKQWTPIVKRLEPNSHNTEIYRELFGIYQQLNGQLPEHFAAIAEFQRKH; encoded by the coding sequence ATGGGTACGAGCAGAGGAATTATTGGAATAGATATCGGGACGACGAGTACGAAGAGTGTTATTTTCAGCATGGAGGGAATTAGTCTCGGTAGCTCCTCTGTGGAATATCCTTTGCTGCAGGAGCAGCCGGGATGGGCAGAGCAAGAGCCGGATAGCATTGTGCAGGCAGTTGTACAGAGTGTTAAGGGAGCCTTGGTTCAAAGTGGGCTAAATAGTGGAGATATTGCTGGCGTGGGAATAAGCTCTGCGATGCATTCTTTAATCGCAGTGGATGCGGGCGGGCGACCACTTACGAGGAGCATCACATGGGCGGATAGTAGAAGCGAGCTTGAGGCTCGGCGTATTCGTGAGCAGCTAGAGGGAATGGCTATCTATCGTCGGACAGGCACTCCGATCCATCCCATGTCACCATTGCCTAAGCTGATATGGCTAAGGGAAAATCGTCCTGACGTGTGGGAGAAAGCGGATAAGTTCGTATCTGTTAAGGAATATGTTCTGTACCAGCTGTTCGGCGAATGGGTTGTGGATCATTCCGTAGCTTCGGCGACCGGCTTATTGGCACTGGATAAGCTGGATTGGGATGAGCAGGCATTAGCAATTGCCGGAATCGGCAAAACTAAGCTCTCGACATTGCAAGCAGGTACATATAGATTGCAAGGCATAGCTACCCATTATGCGGAGCAGATGGGACTGGAAACCAGCACTCCATTCTTTCTTGGGGCAAGTGATGGTGCGTTAGCGAATCTAGGCGTAGGTGCAGTCGGAGCTGGAGAAATAGCAGTAACTATCGGGACAAGTGCAGCCGTACGAATGATGGCAAACAAACCGTTAACCGATGAGCAGCAGCGTACTTTCTGTTACCATGTGGCAGATTCATCCTACATTATTGGAGGAGCTACGAATAACGGGGGGCTAGTGCTCCAATGGCTTCGGGAATACCTGTTCGCAGGGCAAAAATCAGTAGAAGAGCTACTTGAGGCTGCCGCCAAGGTTGCTCCAGGAGCGGGTGGACTTTTATTTTTACCTTTTTTAACTGGGGAACGGGCACCTATCTATAATGCAGAAGCGAGAGGCACATATTTCGGCGTTAACCTGCGGCATAAGCAAGAGCATTTTGTTCGCTCGGGACTAGAGGGTGTTATGTTAGCTATTTTGTCAGTTGCTGAGGTTTTGGTGGACTTGGCAGGGCCGGCTCGTGAGATTCGGGCATCGGGCGGGTTCGCCAAATCGCCGCTGTGGCTACAGATGCTGGCAGACATACTGGGACAGGAAGTATTAGTTCCTCGAGTGACGGAGGCTTCTGCGCTTGGTGCTGCTGTGTTGGCCATGCAAGGATTAGGAGAAGTCAATGACTGGAGCCACATTAAACAGTGGACACCAATCGTAAAAAGGTTAGAGCCAAACTCGCACAACACAGAAATTTACCGTGAGCTATTCGGCATTTATCAGCAGTTGAACGGGCAGTTGCCAGAGCATTTCGCCGCGATTGCAGAATTCCAACGGAAGCATTGA
- the yycI gene encoding two-component system regulatory protein YycI, giving the protein MDWRRAKSVLIFSFLMLNVVLGYQLWTEYRERLNTAVDWTSLPSETLQSMRERNIKIDDNAKIPTETPFMREITYSIKHHFGKDADDRIPIVPTPETRIVYFEDELVNALGGIIPELSSYKFDPAGSREGVYFVFNRMEGKWPIFDIHLNLFYSEQKIRAYAQDIIQIKPSTGVKDQQVLPATKALATVIERNLPVGSVIKEIRLGYHGEKIFDEPEVQVSVPSWRVLLENGEEVYYVNAISAEVTTEKGDALANS; this is encoded by the coding sequence ATGGACTGGAGACGAGCCAAAAGCGTATTGATATTTTCCTTTCTTATGCTGAATGTTGTTCTAGGTTATCAGCTATGGACCGAGTACCGAGAGAGATTAAACACGGCGGTTGACTGGACATCCCTTCCCTCCGAAACCTTACAAAGCATGCGAGAAAGAAATATTAAAATAGATGACAATGCTAAGATTCCTACAGAGACGCCGTTCATGCGGGAAATAACGTATTCCATCAAACATCACTTCGGGAAGGATGCTGATGATCGAATACCGATAGTCCCAACGCCAGAAACAAGAATCGTCTATTTTGAGGACGAGCTTGTTAATGCCCTGGGCGGTATTATCCCTGAGCTGAGCAGCTACAAATTTGATCCTGCTGGAAGCCGAGAAGGAGTATACTTCGTCTTTAACCGGATGGAGGGGAAATGGCCGATATTCGACATTCATCTGAATCTATTCTATAGCGAGCAGAAAATAAGAGCCTATGCACAGGATATTATTCAAATTAAACCTTCGACTGGTGTTAAGGATCAGCAGGTGCTTCCTGCAACTAAGGCTTTGGCAACCGTTATCGAGAGAAATTTACCAGTAGGATCGGTCATCAAGGAAATTCGTCTGGGTTATCACGGGGAAAAAATATTTGATGAACCGGAAGTGCAAGTTTCCGTGCCTTCTTGGAGGGTTTTGCTGGAAAATGGCGAAGAAGTTTACTATGTAAATGCCATCAGCGCTGAAGTCACGACAGAGAAAGGCGATGCCCTCGCTAATTCTTAG
- a CDS encoding MBL fold metallo-hydrolase, giving the protein MGLRFTVLSSGSTGNATVVSTDLATVLVDVGFSGKKIEELLSEREISAQDLDAIFVTHEHSDHIKGLGAFARKHKLAVYANEKTWGAMKRTIGEIPEDQCNILPSDSVMEIADLRIESYAISHDAIEPVGYCFQADGGKLSLATDLGYVSDKVMRQLQNSDVMVLESNHDVNMLRMGRYPWNIKRRILGDTGHLSNEAAGEALCSLLTGSLRRVYLAHLSQEHNLMDLAKLTVNTVLEDNGNFYRKDEFALCDTYHDRPTAWDIIK; this is encoded by the coding sequence ATGGGACTTCGATTCACAGTTCTATCCAGCGGATCAACAGGTAATGCAACTGTTGTGTCCACGGACTTGGCTACGGTACTTGTTGATGTCGGCTTTAGCGGCAAAAAAATAGAAGAGTTATTAAGTGAAAGAGAGATTTCAGCTCAAGATCTGGATGCGATATTCGTTACTCATGAGCATTCCGATCATATTAAAGGGCTCGGTGCTTTCGCGCGCAAGCATAAGCTTGCCGTCTATGCCAACGAGAAAACCTGGGGAGCTATGAAGAGGACAATTGGTGAAATACCGGAAGACCAGTGCAACATTTTACCATCGGACAGTGTAATGGAAATTGCTGATTTAAGAATTGAATCCTATGCGATCTCTCACGATGCGATCGAGCCGGTTGGCTACTGCTTTCAGGCGGATGGAGGTAAGCTCAGCTTGGCTACGGATCTTGGCTATGTGAGCGACAAGGTCATGCGTCAGCTGCAAAATTCCGATGTGATGGTGCTGGAGTCCAATCATGATGTTAACATGCTCAGAATGGGCCGGTATCCATGGAATATTAAGCGGCGCATCTTGGGGGATACAGGCCATCTATCGAATGAAGCGGCTGGAGAAGCATTATGTAGCTTGCTTACGGGCAGCTTACGCAGAGTTTATTTGGCACATTTGAGCCAAGAGCATAATCTTATGGATTTAGCCAAACTAACTGTGAATACAGTATTAGAAGACAACGGAAACTTCTACCGCAAGGATGAATTCGCCTTATGCGATACTTATCATGATCGACCAACTGCTTGGGATATTATTAAGTAA
- a CDS encoding YycH family regulatory protein → MIEKGKSGLLFLLVVLSLVQSYFLAYSKPYLEARVNTELSYVKTEPLGKGEKLENLIFPEQLVLHMGNDKHTVFYPGAQRFYELILTKLQLRTFKGMKRESLNAIDWDKIRQEDLGVELRFGRPIPFELLQRVFRIDGDFLFSRDSIDRIWIYTSKGREEVRTFFFSADGRYVYESQRADLTVGDVEGYVGFGQFWDPYTSEDGNIYIPDKPITRLMEMEVPFTRYTPDQMQDNLFFDPSSTRIIRDKTGPLYYTDNKKGLKIDQDGTWLFYTDPTAPTSGDDNNMIDNVMSAINFVNEHGGWNGQHKLVKEVEPESGNAIIRFQQYYREVPIVSSSSMNFGYMQLTLQQGLVSSYNRSLLILGSEVTNKHSRQLPGGKPLRELLNQMDPTGKNIEALFPAYKPTIGEQSVVLSPVWAVRLVSGEVVILTESTPVMLK, encoded by the coding sequence ATGATAGAGAAAGGAAAGTCAGGTCTACTCTTCTTGCTTGTGGTGCTTAGTCTCGTGCAAAGTTACTTTCTTGCTTACAGTAAGCCTTATCTGGAAGCGAGGGTAAATACGGAGCTGAGCTATGTAAAGACAGAGCCTTTGGGTAAGGGGGAGAAGCTTGAAAATCTTATCTTCCCAGAGCAGCTCGTTCTTCATATGGGGAATGACAAGCATACTGTGTTCTATCCAGGCGCGCAGCGATTTTACGAGCTAATCCTCACAAAGCTGCAGCTCCGTACGTTCAAAGGCATGAAGCGGGAGTCCTTGAATGCAATTGATTGGGACAAAATCAGGCAGGAGGATCTGGGGGTTGAGCTAAGATTTGGGCGCCCGATACCCTTCGAGCTCCTGCAGCGAGTATTTAGAATTGATGGAGATTTCTTATTCTCCAGAGACTCTATTGATCGAATCTGGATATATACAAGTAAGGGTCGTGAAGAAGTACGAACCTTCTTCTTCAGTGCGGATGGGCGTTATGTCTATGAATCGCAGCGAGCGGATTTGACAGTTGGAGATGTTGAAGGCTATGTTGGCTTCGGCCAGTTCTGGGATCCCTATACTTCAGAGGATGGAAATATATACATTCCTGATAAGCCGATTACTCGACTGATGGAGATGGAGGTTCCGTTTACTCGATATACTCCGGATCAAATGCAGGATAATTTGTTTTTCGATCCTAGCAGTACAAGAATTATTCGGGATAAGACGGGGCCCTTGTATTATACCGATAATAAGAAGGGTCTCAAGATCGATCAGGACGGGACTTGGCTATTCTACACGGATCCCACGGCTCCAACCTCAGGTGACGATAACAATATGATTGATAATGTGATGTCTGCTATTAACTTCGTGAATGAGCATGGCGGCTGGAATGGTCAGCATAAGCTCGTCAAGGAAGTAGAGCCTGAATCCGGTAACGCGATTATTCGGTTCCAGCAATATTACCGGGAAGTCCCTATTGTGTCGAGCAGCTCCATGAACTTCGGATATATGCAGCTGACCCTTCAGCAGGGGCTTGTGTCATCTTATAATCGTTCCTTGCTTATTCTAGGTAGCGAAGTTACGAACAAGCACAGTAGGCAGCTTCCCGGCGGCAAGCCCTTACGGGAGTTACTGAACCAAATGGATCCAACCGGCAAAAATATTGAAGCGTTGTTTCCAGCATACAAACCAACTATAGGGGAGCAATCGGTAGTCCTGAGCCCCGTATGGGCAGTGAGGCTTGTAAGCGGCGAGGTAGTTATTTTGACAGAATCCACACCAGTGATGTTAAAATAA
- a CDS encoding S1C family serine protease: protein MGLFDDDFYSTRVKRRIRTGKRNNSRPFARRGQSSTFRIAFISSVASSLLVVLLFVAINGGGGERGSEARPALTGGQALVETSERIISASEKVRPAVVSIVNLTNQAMAEQDLGDNPDDGEIMNNANLGSGVIFQKTDGKAYIITNAHVIDDAAVVQAVLINGDRKAATIIGKDVVTDLAVLQVDGKGIDTVVDIGNSSKLRDGEMVIAVGNPLGFGDSLTQGIVSNKKRIIAVSLNQDGIYDWEQEVIQIDAAINQGNSGGALVDLNGKLVGINSMKVADTGVEGIGFAIPIDNAMPILKSLMEKGKVSRPYMGLYSMDLGLYLDSSKDDGINDDPNDETNKGKEEDGEFEVAAPVIPDGIKSGIIVLEAVGPSLAAGLQFNDIVVALDGKPIKSTMDLRKYLYNSKKIGESMKVTYYRDGKKQTLEVKLTEKVEQSEER, encoded by the coding sequence ATGGGCTTGTTCGATGATGATTTTTACTCCACACGGGTTAAGAGACGTATACGCACGGGGAAGCGTAATAACTCTCGGCCTTTTGCAAGAAGGGGCCAAAGCTCCACATTTCGTATTGCATTCATATCCTCGGTTGCGAGCTCATTACTGGTCGTTCTCTTGTTCGTTGCCATCAACGGAGGCGGAGGAGAGAGAGGTAGTGAGGCGAGACCAGCTCTGACAGGGGGTCAGGCGCTCGTTGAAACCTCAGAAAGAATTATTTCGGCGTCTGAGAAGGTTCGTCCGGCGGTTGTCAGCATAGTCAACCTAACCAACCAAGCAATGGCGGAGCAAGATTTAGGCGATAATCCTGATGATGGCGAGATCATGAATAATGCAAACTTAGGCTCTGGTGTTATTTTTCAGAAAACGGACGGTAAAGCTTACATAATTACGAATGCTCATGTCATTGATGATGCAGCAGTCGTTCAAGCTGTCCTTATTAATGGGGATAGGAAAGCTGCTACGATTATTGGCAAAGACGTCGTAACTGATCTTGCGGTATTGCAGGTGGACGGTAAGGGGATTGATACGGTTGTTGACATCGGCAATTCTAGTAAGCTTCGTGATGGCGAAATGGTTATTGCGGTAGGCAATCCATTAGGCTTTGGGGATTCGTTAACGCAGGGGATCGTATCTAATAAGAAGAGGATCATTGCTGTATCCCTTAATCAGGATGGAATCTATGATTGGGAGCAGGAAGTCATCCAGATCGATGCGGCTATCAATCAAGGCAACAGTGGTGGAGCATTGGTGGATCTCAATGGGAAGCTAGTCGGGATCAACAGCATGAAGGTTGCGGATACGGGCGTAGAAGGCATTGGCTTTGCAATCCCGATTGATAATGCGATGCCTATCCTTAAATCCTTAATGGAAAAAGGCAAGGTATCAAGACCTTACATGGGCTTGTACTCTATGGATTTGGGCTTATATTTGGACAGCTCTAAAGACGATGGAATAAATGATGATCCGAATGATGAGACTAATAAAGGTAAAGAAGAGGACGGGGAATTCGAGGTAGCAGCGCCAGTAATTCCTGACGGAATTAAAAGTGGTATAATTGTGCTTGAAGCTGTCGGTCCTTCATTAGCAGCGGGACTGCAGTTCAACGACATCGTTGTAGCGCTGGACGGCAAGCCTATCAAAAGCACAATGGATCTTCGTAAATACTTGTATAACTCCAAGAAAATCGGCGAGTCTATGAAGGTAACGTATTATCGCGATGGGAAGAAACAAACGCTTGAGGTCAAGCTAACAGAAAAAGTGGAACAATCGGAAGAGCGTTAA
- a CDS encoding ABC transporter ATP-binding protein yields MFTVLRKLSWFFRMHWKRYSVAVFILIIVGIMEIIPPRLIGVAIDGIQQETMTPGKLTELLVFWGGLTVVAYGLTYVWLYQLFGGAFVLERLLRSRLMRHLLKMNPTFYERNRTGDLMARATNDLGAVSVTAGFGILTLIDSTLFMLTILVMMAGFISWELTLASLLPLPIMALLMQHYGKKIHDRFMKAQDAFGGLNDQVLESVSGVRVIRAFVQEEADRKRFSDSTDNVFSKNIAVAKIDALFEPTLKILVGLSYLIGLCYGAVLVSKGSITLGEMVTFNMFLGMLIWPMFALGELINIMQRGNASLDRINETLGVKEDVKDAEDPVALDVPESIAFDQVTFRYPSSTIDNLIDISLSLHRGQTLGIVGRTGSGKTTLLKQLLREYPMGKGSLTVGGVPLTELELNRLRGWIGYVPQQPILFSKTIRENIWFGTTDENGDEARLNKALELASFRKDVAFLPEGLETLVGEKGVALSGGQKQRVSIARAVIADPEILMLDDALSAVDAKTETEILEGIRTERAGKTTIITTHRLTAVQHADWIVVLDEGRITEEGTHEQLIELGGWYKEQYDRQQLASVVEA; encoded by the coding sequence ATGTTTACTGTACTTAGAAAATTAAGCTGGTTTTTCCGGATGCACTGGAAACGATATTCTGTCGCGGTCTTCATTCTGATTATCGTAGGGATTATGGAAATTATCCCACCGAGGCTGATTGGAGTAGCTATTGATGGGATCCAGCAGGAGACAATGACACCGGGTAAGCTGACCGAGCTGCTCGTATTCTGGGGAGGGTTGACCGTCGTTGCATATGGACTGACGTATGTTTGGCTCTATCAGCTGTTCGGGGGTGCATTTGTACTCGAGCGGTTGCTGAGGTCACGTCTTATGCGGCATCTGCTGAAAATGAACCCAACATTCTACGAACGTAATCGAACGGGAGACTTGATGGCTCGGGCGACGAACGATCTAGGAGCGGTGTCTGTTACGGCAGGCTTTGGTATATTGACGCTTATTGATTCGACGTTGTTCATGCTGACAATTCTAGTTATGATGGCGGGGTTCATTAGTTGGGAGCTTACTCTGGCGTCCTTACTGCCACTTCCCATTATGGCCTTGCTCATGCAGCATTACGGCAAAAAAATTCACGACCGTTTCATGAAGGCTCAGGATGCATTCGGTGGATTAAACGATCAGGTGCTGGAGTCAGTATCGGGTGTCCGTGTCATACGGGCTTTTGTCCAAGAGGAGGCGGACCGCAAGCGGTTCAGCGATTCCACAGACAATGTTTTCTCCAAAAATATCGCGGTTGCTAAGATTGACGCCTTATTCGAGCCAACGTTAAAAATCCTAGTAGGCCTAAGCTATCTAATCGGTCTATGTTATGGCGCGGTACTTGTGTCTAAGGGTAGCATCACCCTAGGAGAGATGGTTACATTTAACATGTTCCTCGGAATGCTCATATGGCCTATGTTCGCCCTTGGGGAACTGATCAATATTATGCAACGGGGTAATGCTTCGTTAGACCGGATTAATGAGACGTTAGGGGTCAAAGAGGACGTGAAGGATGCGGAAGATCCCGTTGCCTTGGACGTTCCAGAATCAATCGCATTCGATCAGGTTACTTTCCGATATCCTTCCTCAACAATTGATAATCTGATCGATATTTCGTTATCTCTTCATAGAGGGCAAACACTCGGTATCGTTGGAAGAACCGGAAGCGGTAAAACAACGTTACTAAAGCAGCTATTGCGTGAGTATCCAATGGGTAAGGGCAGCTTGACGGTAGGCGGTGTTCCGTTAACGGAGCTAGAGCTTAATCGCTTGCGTGGCTGGATTGGTTACGTTCCACAGCAGCCGATTCTGTTCAGTAAAACCATTCGAGAAAACATCTGGTTCGGAACAACGGATGAAAATGGGGACGAAGCACGCTTGAACAAGGCGCTTGAGCTAGCCTCGTTCCGTAAAGATGTGGCATTCCTGCCAGAAGGCTTGGAGACGCTAGTCGGAGAGAAGGGCGTAGCGCTATCCGGTGGGCAGAAGCAACGGGTTAGTATCGCTAGGGCGGTTATCGCTGATCCTGAAATTCTCATGCTTGATGATGCGCTCTCAGCAGTAGATGCGAAGACGGAAACGGAAATTCTAGAAGGAATTCGCACCGAGCGCGCTGGCAAAACAACGATTATTACAACGCACAGGCTAACAGCTGTTCAGCATGCGGATTGGATCGTCGTTCTTGACGAAGGTCGCATAACGGAAGAGGGCACGCATGAGCAGCTTATAGAGCTCGGCGGCTGGTACAAGGAACAGTATGATAGACAGCAGCTTGCTTCCGTCGTGGAAGCTTAA